The following proteins are encoded in a genomic region of Oncorhynchus kisutch isolate 150728-3 linkage group LG6, Okis_V2, whole genome shotgun sequence:
- the LOC116374320 gene encoding glutaredoxin domain-containing cysteine-rich protein 1-like, whose amino-acid sequence MLTPPGEEKPQKRVRFRVASGNSGRVLKEIFKDRGPSDSLDSDCTSSSDADRASTPSTSGDAIGHAFLHGFLGSELDDSESERDDLLMYAGASKDRAPISHKRVNILSKNGTVRGVKHKVSASQVLFENLPNACGVSDLGHFKYDEYPELTLEFGRIVIYTTSFRVVRTTFERCELVRKIFSNHRVKFLEKNIALDCEYGKDLEERCKRVGEPPSLPVVFIDGHYLGGAEKILDMNESGELQDRLAKIERVQHPHTCQTCGGFAFIPCPMCHGSKLSVFRNCFTESFKALKCTWCNENGLQPCSSCSQ is encoded by the exons ATGTTGACACCGCCGGGCGAAGAGAAACCCCAGAAGCGGGTGAGGTTCCGCGTGGCTTCGGGGAACAGTGGTCGGGTGCTGAAGGAGATTTTTAAAGATAGGGGGCCGTCTGACTCGTTGGATTCAGATTGTACCAGTAGTTCGGATGCGGACCGGGCCAGTACGCCTTCCACAAGTGGAGATGCTATCGGACATGCTTTTCTACATGGGTTTCTAGGCTCCGAGTTGGATGATAGCGAGAGCGAGCGGGATGATTTGCTCATGTATGCTGGGGCCTCAAAGGACAGAGCACCAATTAGCCACAAGCGTGTCAACATCCTCAGCAAAAATGGGACTGTAAGGGGGGTCAAGCACAAAGTCAGTGCAAGTCAGGTCTTATTTGAAAACCTCCCTAATGCATGTGGGGTAAGTGATCTAGGTCACTTCAAGTATGATGAATAT CCCGAGTTGACACTAGAATTTGGGCGGATAGTGATCTACACCACCAGCTTTCGAGTAGTAAGGACCACGTTTGAACGGTGTGAGTTGGTCCGGAAGATCTTTTCAAACCACAGGGTCAAGTTTCTGGAAAAGAATATAGCCCTGGACTGTGAGTATGGGAAGGACCTGGAAGAACGATGCAAGCGGGTGGGCGAACCTCCCTCGCTACCAGTCGTGTTCATCGATGGACACTACCTCGGG GGTGCTGAGAAAATATTGGACATGAATGAATCAGGAGAACTTCAGGATCGTCTGGCCAAAATTGAG AGGGTACAGCACCCCCACACGTGCCAGACCTGTGGGGGCTTTGCCTTCATCCCGTGCCCCATGTGCCATGGTAGCAAGTTGTCAGTTTTCCGCAACTGCTTCACAGAGTCGTTCAAAGCCCTGAAGTGCACCTGGTGCAACGAGAATGGCCTGCAGCCCTGTTCCAGCTGCAGCCAATGA